The Moorena producens PAL-8-15-08-1 genomic interval GTGCTGGTAAAACTACAACCTTTTACATTGCCACTGGTCTAGAAAAACCCAATCTGGGTACAGTTTGGCTAGATGATCAAGATATCACTGGCATGCCGATCAATCGGCGAGCCCAGCTAGGTATTGGTTACCTGGCTCAGGAAGCGAGTATCTTCCGCCACCTTAGTGTTCGGGACAATATTCAATTAGTCTTAGAACAAACTGGTGTGCCTCGTGGTGAGTGGCGATTAAGAATGCATTACTTACTCCAAGAGTTTCGTTTGGAAAAAGTCGCCAATACCTTAGGTAATCAAGTGTCTGGAGGAGAGAGACGTCGAACAGAACTGGCAAGAGCGTTAGCTGTTGGTTCACTTGGACCGAAGTTCTTATTCTTGGATGAGCCATTTGCTGGTGTCGATCCCATTGCTGTCTCAGAGATTCAAAAAATTATGGCTCGATTACGCGATCGCCAAATGGGAATTCTGGTGACTGACCACAATGTAAGAGAAACCCTAGCGATTACTGACCGCGCCTACATTATGCGAGAAGGACAAATCCTGGCTGCCGGAAGTGCTGAAGAACTTTATGATAATCCTCTAGTACGTAAGTATTACTTAGGGACAGGGTTTCAACGATAAAAAAAGCTATTAAAAATTAATTTAGCGATTAGCACATCATGAAATTTGGTAAATCCAAGTCCATCATTGCACTAATGCCTGGGTTATCAGTGATGGATCGCTACATAGTATTTGAGCTAATCCCACCACTGCTGTTTGGTATAGGTGCTTTTTCATCACTGGGTGTAGCTATTGGAACCCTATTTGAGTTGGTTCGCAAAGTTACTGAAGCAGGATTACCACTGGGAATTGCACTTCAAGTGCTACTGTTGCAGATACCCCAGTTTATTTCCTATGCTTTACCAATGTCGATGCTCCTAGCTGCTCTGATGGCATACTCTCGCCTCAGCAGCGATAGTGAGTTGATTGCCATGCGTAGCTTTGGGGTAAGCATCTACCGACTCGTAATACCTGCTGTAGTGGTGAGTTTGCTCGTTACAAGTCTGACATTTGTATTTAATGAATTAGTGGTTCCTGCGGCTAACTACCAGTCCAAAATAACCTTAGACAAAGCGCTCAAAAAAGAAAGACCATCCTTTCAGGAAAGGAACATCTTTTATCCCGAATATCAAAAAGTCAAGCTACCCAATGGCAAAAAAGTAAACAAAATTAAGCGTTGGTTTTACGCCGAGCAATTTGATGGTAAGCAGATGAGAGGCTTGACAATTTTAGACTTTTCTCAGACCGGTCTAGAACAAATTGTTACCTCTGAGTCTGCCGTTTGGAACCCAACTGAAAATCTATGGGATTTTTTAGATGGAACCATCTATATTATATCTCCCGATGCTTCTTACCGCAATATCCTCAGATTTCAAAAACAAAAGCTACAACTTCCTAGAACACCTTTGGATTTGGCCAAAAAAAATCGTGACTATGGTGAAATGAACATTGCTCAGTCTCTAGAGCGTTTGGAGGTATTACGCCATAGTGGTAATGCTAAAAAAAT includes:
- a CDS encoding LptF/LptG family permease, giving the protein MKFGKSKSIIALMPGLSVMDRYIVFELIPPLLFGIGAFSSLGVAIGTLFELVRKVTEAGLPLGIALQVLLLQIPQFISYALPMSMLLAALMAYSRLSSDSELIAMRSFGVSIYRLVIPAVVVSLLVTSLTFVFNELVVPAANYQSKITLDKALKKERPSFQERNIFYPEYQKVKLPNGKKVNKIKRWFYAEQFDGKQMRGLTILDFSQTGLEQIVTSESAVWNPTENLWDFLDGTIYIISPDASYRNILRFQKQKLQLPRTPLDLAKKNRDYGEMNIAQSLERLEVLRHSGNAKKIRKLRIRIQQKISFPFVCLVFGLVGASLGTRPQRTGKATSFGISVLVIFSYYLLGFITNALGLVNIFSPLMAAWLPNLFGLGAGGLLLYRAAR
- the lptB gene encoding LPS export ABC transporter ATP-binding protein — translated: MKILLDNIHKSYGRRSVVSRVNLSVAQGEVVGLLGPNGAGKTTTFYIATGLEKPNLGTVWLDDQDITGMPINRRAQLGIGYLAQEASIFRHLSVRDNIQLVLEQTGVPRGEWRLRMHYLLQEFRLEKVANTLGNQVSGGERRRTELARALAVGSLGPKFLFLDEPFAGVDPIAVSEIQKIMARLRDRQMGILVTDHNVRETLAITDRAYIMREGQILAAGSAEELYDNPLVRKYYLGTGFQR